The Manis javanica isolate MJ-LG chromosome 13, MJ_LKY, whole genome shotgun sequence region aaggGCAGACATCTTAGTATCAGGAAGTTTTGACCTTGAGGGTGCTCCCGGGAGGGGCCACGCTTTGAAGAACTGCTGCATTAGGGCGTGGCCTTGGGGGGCTCAGGCCAGGCCAGGGGGTTCACAGGGCCCCTCCTCTAGCCATGCAGCACCCACATGCTGCTGATCATTCCTtagcttctcagtgtctgagaagCAGCTTTCTGCTTGCTTGCTTTGCCTCTAAGCCACACCCTGAGCGCAGGAATTGGCAAATGCCTCCAAGTGAAGTTGCAAGCAGATGGCCACCTCATGTTTCCCCATTCCCCTTTCCTTACGCGCGTTGGCCTCTGAGTTCTAGCTGCCTTGGTAACCCTGAGCCTCCGCTTTGCTTTCCCCACCCCGGGAGGCTGCTGAGAGGTCCCACCCCGAGGGGAAGGTGCAGGCTGAAGGCATCGCCATTCTGTATAGGATCTTGGCCCCAAAGCAGTGGCTGCCGTGGCTACTCCCCAGTGCTTTCGAACAACGGGGCTATTTTTCTCCCTTGTATTTTATTCCACTTGTGTAGTTGACTGCAGGAGTGTTAGTCTGATATAAAATCTCCATCACAGCCGGGAGTGGACATCAGCACAGTTCTCCAAGTTGCTTTTTTTGTGAAAGTGCTTAACAGTTGATCGCAGAGATGTTTCCTTATCTGTCCATGAAGAGCCTCTTCGTTCTTCCTCGCATACACGCAGTCTTCTGTGGATGGGCCATCAGGGGCTTAATGAGATGGTTTCCAGCGTGTCGCCACTCTAGCCAGTCTGTAGTTACGCATGGAAGTTTGTACATGTGCACATGTATCCGTACGGTCAACTCCCAGGGTGCTGAAACTGCCATGTGCTCAGCATGAATGTTTTTCATTACGAGAACAGTCACCTAACTGCCCTCCATGGTCTTGTACCCCTTCGTCCTACCCCAGCGCGCCTGAGAAGGGCAAACTGGTTTCAGCCAAATGGCCTAGAGGCCTTGGCAGGGCCCGGGGAGAGGGGGAAGGCTACCCCCTTCCTTGCTGGCCCCTGCACCCAAACCAGGTCAAGTTTGTGGTCTCTTCCAGGACACATTTGACATCCGGATCCTGATGGCCAAGTCTGTCAAGTACACAGTGAACTTCCTAGAAGCCAAAGAAGGAGATTTGCACAGGTACTGGCCCCCATGCCCCTCCGCTGCCGGCCCCCTCCAGCACTCTGCCACCCCAGGCCAGGTTGGGCCCCAGGACTCTGCGCCTGGCTACCCGTCTCACCTGGCAATCCCTGTTCCACTTCCTCAGCAATCCTTGCCCTTTGCCTTCCAGGATAGAAATCCCATTCAAATTCCACATGCTGCATTCGGGGCTAGTTCACGGCCTGGCTTTCTGGTTTGATGTCGCTTTCATCGGCTCCATGTGAGTGCAGCATGGCATGCTGTCCCCGCCCCAGGGACTTCCCTGCAGTTGTGTCCCCAGGCCTGGCTCAGATGGCATGCtaggggctgggagggcaggacaGGACCCCTCCAGGTTTGGCTGTCCCTCCCAAAAGGCTGTGAGAGCTCACCTACAACACAgatgggggcggggcggggggcggggtgTGGGTGCCCAATGGCTGtggattctgtgtgtgtgcagtgcATGCACGCCTCAGACCATCTCAGCTCCAGGGCATCCATCTGGGGGGGGCGACACATGCCGGGGAAGAGTTCCAGAGGACAAGGCGCTGGCTCCAGCCCAGTCAAGTGAATGCCTGTCTCTGCTTGGCAGAATGACTGTATGGCTCTCCACGGCCCCAACGGAGCCCCTGACCCACTGGTACCAGGTCCGGTGTCTGTTCCAGTCACCACTGTTTGCCAAGGCTGGGGACACGCTCTCAGGGACATGTCTGCTGATTGCCAACAAAAGGTGGGAGCTGTGCCCAGGGTtgggggaggcaggggacagTCCACAGCCGGCTCACGgccaccctcccctgcccactCTGCAGACAGAGCTATGACATCAGTATTGTGGCCCAGGTCGACCAGACGGGCTCCAAATCCAGTAACCTCCTGGACCTGAAAAACCCCTTCTTCAGGTAGGATGGGCCCTTGCCCCGGGGACGGGAGGGAAAGCTCCTGGCCCACAGCCCTGCCCAATGGGTCCGTCTCTGCTGCAGATACACGGGCACGACCCCCTCTCCACCCCCGGGCTCCCACTACACATCCCCCTCGGAAAACATGTGGAACACGGGCAGCACCTACAACCTCAGCAGTGGGATGGCCGTGGCTGGTGAGCGGGCCCCCAGGGCGGGCGGGCGGCAGGGCCGCTTCCTGGTCACGCCTGCCAGCACCCCTGGCACAGCCGGTGGCTGCGGCCCCTCCTGCCCTGCACAGGATGCTGCCCCCCAGCCCTGACGTCCCCCTCTCGGCACAGGGATGCCGACGGCCTATGACCTGAGCAGTGTTATTGCCGGCGGCTCCAGCGTGGGTCACAACAACCTGATCCCGCTAGGTGAGCGTCTCGGGTCTGGGAGCGGTGGGGGGCAGCACCCAGGCCAGCCCTGGGGTTTGGGCCTTCTGCGCCCGGTTGCGGGCATCACCTTTGCTTCTTCTGGGCGCTCCTGGCTGAGGCCCTCCGTTCCGTTCCTCTCTGCCTCGCTCTGCCGCCGCCGGGCCTGCTTCCTGAAACCACTGGGATGAGAAAGTGGGCCCGGCAGGCCGGGGGCGGTGACGCcgtctcccttccttccttcctccctcttgcTGCGCAGCCAACACGGGGATTGTCAATCACACCCACTCCCGGATGGGCTCCATAATGAGCACGGGGATTGTCCAAGGTAACGGTGGGCGGCGGGGCCCCGCGGCATGAGTGCTGCCCTCCGGCCGCCGCCTGCCCTCTCGcctgctgtctctctctctgactgctggGGTCTGGGCGGGcgagggggcagggctggccccTTAGTGCCCACCCCCCGCCCCACAGGGTCCTCAGGCGCCCAGGGCAGCAGTGGCGGCGGCTCCAGTGCCCACTACGCGGTCAACAGCCAGTTCACCATGGGCGGCCCCGCCATCTCCATGGCCTCCCCCATGTCCATCCCGACCAACACCATGCACTACGGGAGCTAGGCCCCTCCGGCGTGGAACGGACTGACAGCACCAGGAAACCAAATGAAGACCCTGCCCGCCCCACCCCTCCGCCCGGGTGGCTCTCACCCTGTACTGGAGGAGCCCCGACACCTGGGCACAGCCCTCTTTGCTATGGGAACTTGGACACTTTTTTACACCACGTTGCCgccgctgcccccaccccactgcccacccaccTCTTGGCCCTGAGCGCGTGTCGCTGCCATATTTTACATGAGATCATATTGTGGGAGCCATttcccctcctgtcccctccacCCTGACCTGGGTTTGACATCCTCTGTAACAGGCGTGTCTGGGCTTGACAGCTGCAGGCCTGGCGGGGAGGGTGGCGGAGCGGCTGCTGCCCTGCCCCGTCCCTCGGTgcctgcccccctgcccctctCCAGTGGGCAGGCAGTCCTGGCTGGGCGGGGCCTCCCCTTCTAAGACCAGGCCTTGGTCACAATGGGCGTGACATgctgctttttttaattttatttttttacgaAAAGAACCAGTGTCAATCCACAGACCTTCTGAGCAACCAGGCCGGCCGGGCCGAGCCAGCAGCCCCTCTCCCCGACTCAGAGGTTAGTGGCGAGGGGTGGCCCTGCCAGTCTCAGGACAGGCGGGGCCGGGCCTGTGGAGCCCGGTGGCCCCTCCCACCAAAGGGTTCACCTCACACTTGAATGTACAACCCACCCCACTGTCGGGAAGGCCCTCCTTCCGGCCCCTGCCTCTTGCTGCTGTCCTGCCCCTGAGCCCCTGCAGGGCCCCCTCCCAGACCCCTGCCAAGAGCTAGAATAGGCGGCCCCACGGGCCCCAGAGGGAAGGGGCCTGTCCGCTTGGGGCGGACGCAAGCCTCAAGGACCTGTCGTGGAAGGCGTCCTTTTTCTTTGTAGCCAACATCAGGCCTGTCTGTTTCCCCCTTGGTATCTGTAGACGCTCCAGTCCCTACCGCCATGACGGCATTTTGGTCCCTCCCCAGGGTGGGAAGGGGCCTTGCAGGGACCtctccctccaaaaaaaaaaaaaaatctgaaaaaaaaaattactcaaaaaaaaaaataaacaaggaaatgtATGGTTCAGCACAGGCGATTTTCTTCTACTTGTGTCCCACAAAGGCAGCACAGTGAGGCTGGGGCGGCCCCCAGGCgcccttggctcccttgtcaggGAGGCAGAAGGCCCGGCAGGTGGCCTGCAGGCAGCAGCCGTGCTGGAAGCTCCTTGCTCAGCTGTCCCTCCCACCTTTATATACATTCTCTGAATCACCTTTGCATAGGAAATAAAAGTGTTTGCTTTGTAAGAAAAGTCTGGGAAGTAGCAGAGTGATCTTGAGGTGTCAAGGGAGACTTCAGTCATCGTCTTAGGGGCAGGACAGGCAGAGGTCCCCACGTTTTGggcctgaaagagagaaagtccTAAGCTGCCCGTGGCCTCTCACCCTGGGTAGGGGAGGCTGGAAGCCCTGTTAGGCACAGCCCGAAGCAGTTCCTTACCTGCAGGCTCGGGCCTTCCTAGGTTGTCTTGGACCGCAGCAGGGTGGGCGGCAGAAGCGTGTTTGGGGGCAGAGACGTGGCCTGGAGCAGAGGTGCCACATGCTCTGGAGGCAGTGgctggaagaagtaaaactgaacCAAGACCGCTGGGGTCAGTGTTGGGGCCACAAGCCACCCCCCTCACCAAGGCCCCGCCAGGGCCACCCAGACCCGCACCTTACAGCCCACGGCAAGGAGGGTGTGGAGCAGCACCACGGCGGAGAGCAGCACCGTGGCCCCCAGCGTGCCGTCCTCCTGGACGACGGGCCAGAAGGTCAACACCAGGCCAGCGGCTgacagggccagggccagggccccgAAGAGCCACTGCAGCCACGGGATGGGGATGAGCCACAGCACCTGGGGGTGGGTGACGTGGGCAGCTGGCTACTTGTCATCTGCACAGCACCCGGTGCCCACCCAGCGCCCACCTATCCCTGGGCTCACCATGGTGGGGATGAAGACAAAGAGGGAGTAGCCGTAGACGCACACGGTTTCCAGGAAGGTGTAAGGCCCCATGCGCTCTCGAGTGCCCTTGCGCCATCTCAGGAAGCCCCATAGAGCAAGAGGCACCAGCCAGGCATAGCAATAGATGGTGATGCCAGCCACGGTCACTGGGGGCAAAGCAGGCAGTCACCCCTGGGGGCCCCATGGCAGCCCCGGCATGCCAGGGATGGGCCCTGTCCCTGTTGCTTACCCTTGTGGAACTGGGGGCTGTAGTGGATGGAGGGGTCCCTCCTCTGCGCCAGCACCACTGTCAGGTTGCCAGTGATGGCCAAGATGAAGGCCAGTGTGGCACAGATCCAGAAGGGGCCtgcgggcagggcaggggcaggcagggtCAGGGACCAGGACTCCCAGGACAGGTGACACATCCCATCTCCACCGTGCTGGGCCCCCTCCGCCCCCACCACTCCACTGACCTGTCTTGCCCAGGTCACCCAGCAACAGCCTGGTGGCTGAATCTGGTGCCGGCTCTCAAACCTCCTCTCGACTTTTCAACAGCCGTGGGTGTGCAGCTGATCCCCAGCGTGGAGACCATGTGGGCTCCAGGACCGTGCTGGCTTGTCCCCTTTCTAGCAGTTCTTCCATCACTCTGACTCCCCGCCTCCCggtcctctgcctcctgcccctctgtGTTCACCCCCTCGCTCCATCTGTCCGGCGTAAGGGCTTCATGCCATGCTAGACTGATGACTCCCTTCATCTCATGTTCGTGCCTCAGCCTGGATGTGCCTACGTGCACCTCTCCAGCTCCACCCACAGCCTCACCCCTTCCCTCAGACCTGCCTCCTCTTCCCATCACATGGGAATCCAGGCAGACACCCAGGAGCATCCTCAGCTCTCCTCTCTGCGGCCAGTGGGTCAGCAAATCCGATCAGCTCCACCTTCAAGACCCACTCCAGTATCCAGCCGCTCCTTCCTCCACCTGGGGCTGGTCCCCATCATCCCACGCCCAGATTGTGGCAGTGCCCTTTCCCGGGTGACCCAGCATCCTCCTTTGCCCCCATGGTGGACAGGCTGACGTGCTTTCCACCGCAGCATGGGAGGCCTGTGCCATCTGTCCTGTCACCTCTGTGACCTCCTGCAGCTCCCTCTGCTCCGGTGACAGTACTGCCCTGCAGTCCAGGCGTGTTCCCACCGCTGGGCTCGTGCCTCTTCTGAAGTGCTCTACCCGTGGGTCTCCCCGCCCTGTCCTGGACGCCAAGGCTCGCCCTTCTCAGAGGGGCCTTCCCTGAAGAGGCCGCACTTGCCCTCTTCCAAGCCCTGTCACCCTCCACAACCTCACAGGTCTCTGTCTTCCTGAACCAGCTGTAAGTTTCACGATCTCTGGGGGTTCCACTGCTTTCTTCTCAGCTGTACTCCAGGGACTGGCACTCAGATCACACTGCCGAATGAATAACTGGAGGAGCTGAACACACATTACTCACCATACAGGTCTGGCCGATTCCGCAGATGGTGCCTCACAAAGTTGTGGCCCGGCCTGGGCAGCAATGAGCCTTTGATCCGGTCCAGGACCTGGGGGGCAAGGTAGGCCTGGACTGGAAGCCTGCATGGGACCCTCACCACCACAAGGAAAGGCACCAAGCTCCTCCCCGACTTCCGAGGCTCCTTCCCTGCAGACCTCCCACCTCCTCTGCCTGAAAGGGCTCAGCTCTTCCCTCTGGATGTTTGACGGGCAGTTCCCATGGCCTGGAGCCCCTTCTGCTGGCCAGCCCCCACCCAATCCCCCAGTGTCTCATCACCGAAGGCCTCTTCTGTGTCTGCATCTTCCCCATTACTGACCCCTCCTCTCAGCTTGGCCACCCTGGACTGTCCTTCCTGCTGCCTGGACAGTTGAGTCCCAGGATAGTTGAGTCCTGGGCATTCTCCTTCCCACATTTCCCTCCAATACGGCCGCTGCTCTGCAGCCCTGGTTTATCATCTCCTACCATGTTCTGGGACCTCCAATCCACCCTTCACGCTCTGCACTGCCTATCTGTTAATTCCATTCATTCTTCTCCTGCTCTAAACCCTTCCGTGACTCCACAGGACCCTAGGGTGAAAGCCAAACTCCTTAACATAGCTCATGAGGCCCCTTGTGATCTGGCTTTTGCCTGCCTGTCCTCCACCTCACACTCCAACCAGATTAAATGATGGCTTCTGTGGCAGCTCACACCTCTCACCCTTGGTCCCcgcatatgctgttccctctgtctggaacgTCTGCTTCCCTTCACTCTGCCCCACTAaggtttccttctctttcagGCTTCAGATCCTCACCTCCTCCAAGAGGCCTTTCTGTAACCCGCCAGATTACGTGTCCTGTGTTCCCCAGAGCCTCGTGGTACCATACTCCTTGCAGCACACAGGTTACTTCTGCCAACCTGGGTGGGAATGTCTGTTTTCCCACGTGAGTGTCGCCAGCACCCTGCTGGGCCCTGGTACACAGAACTGCTCAGCAAACAGTGGCTGAACCCCAGGCATGACTCTGAGCCCCATCCCACCAACTTCCTGGGCCTGACCTGGGAGGTGTCCACATCAAAGAAGCTCTGATAGTAGTCAAAGGTCCAGAATCCAGGCTGCGGCCTCTCTTCCTGTAGGAGCTACACAGTGAGGGCTTTCAGTGCCTGCCCTTCCAGACTACGTCAGTGGGGGCTGGACAGAGGCAGGGCACAGGGACTTATGTGACTCACCGCGGTCTTGTCACTCTCCTCAACCTCTTCAGCTCCAAAGCTTCCACCTGAATCCACGGCCACAGCCACATGCCCCTGTGGGGTCAGCTGTTCACCTCTGCTGGTGGTGGCCGCATCTGGGGTGTCGACCAGCAGCTTAGTGGCTTCCTCAAACTCTAACGAGAAGGTATATGGGTCACAGGCATGTtctggggttgggtggggggtCAAGACAATTCGGTTTGGCCCACAGCTCATCTGGAAGCCAAGACGAAGCGTGGACACCTCCATGCTCTCCCCAGCACGGGTTGCAGCATCCGCAATTTTGGGGA contains the following coding sequences:
- the YIPF2 gene encoding protein YIPF2 isoform X1, yielding MAAADELAFHEFEEATKLLVDTPDAATTSRGEQLTPQGHVAVAVDSGGSFGAEEVEESDKTALLQEERPQPGFWTFDYYQSFFDVDTSQVLDRIKGSLLPRPGHNFVRHHLRNRPDLYGPFWICATLAFILAITGNLTVVLAQRRDPSIHYSPQFHKVLLLPATASRACGTSAPGHVSAPKHASAAHPAAVQDNLGRPEPAGLSLFQAQNVGTSACPAPKTMTEVSLDTSRSLCYFPDFSYKANTFISYAKVIQRMYIKVGGTAEQGASSTAAACRPPAGPSASLTREPRAPGGRPSLTVLPLWDTSRRKSPVLNHTFPCLFFFLSNFFFQIFFFFWRERSLQGPFPPWGGTKMPSWR
- the YIPF2 gene encoding protein YIPF2 isoform X2, whose translation is MAAADELAFHEFEEATKLLVDTPDAATTSRGEQLTPQGHVAVAVDSGGSFGAEEVEESDKTALLQEERPQPGFWTFDYYQSFFDVDTSQVLDRIKGSLLPRPGHNFVRHHLRNRPDLYGPFWICATLAFILAITGNLTVVLAQRRDPSIHYSPQFHKVTVAGITIYCYAWLVPLALWGFLRWRKGTRERMGPYTFLETVCVYGYSLFVFIPTMVLWLIPIPWLQWLFGALALALSAAGLVLTFWPVVQEDGTLGATVLLSAVVLLHTLLAVGCKFYFFQPLPPEHVAPLLQATSLPPNTLLPPTLLRSKTT
- the YIPF2 gene encoding protein YIPF2 isoform X3, translated to MAAADELAFHEFEEATKLLVDTPDAATTSRGEQLTPQGHVAVAVDSGGSFGAEEVEESDKTALLQEERPQPGFWTFDYYQSFFDVDTSQVLDRIKGSLLPRPGHNFVRHHLRNRPDLYGPFWICATLAFILAITGNLTVVLAQRRDPSIHYSPQFHKVTVAGITIYCYAWLVPLALWGFLRWRKGTRERMGPYTFLETVCVYGYSLFVFIPTMVLWLIPIPWLQWLFGALALALSAAGLVLTFWPVVQEDGTLGATVLLSAVVLLHTLLAVGCKPLPPEHVAPLLQATSLPPNTLLPPTLLRSKTT